One region of Arvicola amphibius chromosome 3, mArvAmp1.2, whole genome shotgun sequence genomic DNA includes:
- the LOC119809981 gene encoding olfactory receptor 150-like: MSEGNHSRVAEFILEGLTNKPELQVPLFLLFLGIYLLTVLGNLGMIFLILLSPHLHTPMYFFLSSLSFIDLCYSTVITPKMLVNFVTVRNVISYPECMIQLYFFIAFVISECYMLSAMAYDRYVAICNPLMYNVTMSYQVCSWMIGGVYGIGVIEATVHTVCMLRVLFCKANVVNHFFCDILPLLQLSCSSTFVNEVVILCLSTLNFCVPTLTILSSYSFIIAPIICMKSTESRFRAFSTCSSHFSAVTVFFGSLAVVYFQPSSVSSKEQGKVSSLFYTIVVPMLNPLIYSLRNKDVKLALNKLLRMKTIQM, from the coding sequence ATGTCTGAAGGAAATCACTCCAGAGTGGCTGAGTTCATTCTGGAGGGCTTAACAAATAAACCAGAGCTTCAGGTGCccctgttcctcctcttccttggaaTCTATCTGCTCACAGTGTTGGGGAACCTGGGAATGATCTTTCTGATCCTGCTCAGCCCCCACctgcacacccccatgtacttcttcctcagcagtctGTCCTTCATTGACCTCTGTTACTCCACTGTCATCACCCCCAAAATGCTGGTAAACTTTGTGACAGTGAGGAATGTCATTTCCTACCCTGAGTGCATGATTCAACTCTACTTTTTCATAGCCTTTGTTATATCTGAGTGTTACATGTTGTCTGCTATGGCATATGACCGCTATGTTGCCATCTGTAACCCCTTGATGTACAATGTCACCATGTCTTATCAAGTCTGTTCCTGGATGATAGGTGGGGTGTATGGTATAGGTGTTATTGAAGCTACAGTTCACACGGTTTGCATGCTGCGGGTGCTTTTCTGCAAGGCGAATGTAGTAAATCATTTCTTCTGTGATATTCTTCCATTGCTGCAACTTTCCTGCTCCAGTACGTTTGTCAATGAGGTAGTAATTCTGTGCCTCAGTACGCTCAATTTCTGTGTTCCAACCCTGACCATCTTGAGCTCTTACAGTTTTATCATTGCCCCAATCATCTGCATGAAATCCACCGAGAGCAGGTTCAGagccttcagcacctgcagctcCCACTTCTCTGCTGTGACTGTCTTCTTTGGATCCTTAGCAGTTGTGTACTTTCAGCCATCATCAGTCAGCTCCAAAGAGCAAGGGAAAGTGTCCTCTCTGTTTTATACTATAGTTGTACCCATGCTGAACCCActcatctacagcctgaggaataAGGATGTCAAACTTGCTTTAAATAAGTTGCTTCGAATGAAGACAATTCAGATGTGA